The following is a genomic window from Parabacteroides johnsonii DSM 18315.
CTAAAACCATGACAAAGAAAGAAGCAATCAAAATCTTTGAAGAAAAGAAAGTACGTACCCTTTGGGATGACGAGACGGAGGAATGGTATTTCTCTGTTGTTGATGTAGTGAGTGTGCTTACGGACAGTGAGAACCCACGTAGGTATTGGAGTGATTTGAAACGGAAGTTATCCGTAGAGGGGAGCCAGTTGTACGCTCAAATCGTACAACTGAAATTACCATCAGCAGACGGTAAATATTATAAAACAGATGTCGCCACAACGGAACAGTTGTTCCGCCTGATCCAATCCATCCCATCCCCTAAAGCCGAGCCGTTCAAACTCTGGATGGCACAAGTCGCCAAAGAACGTTTGGACGAGATGCAAGATCCGGAACTGACGATTGACCGGGCAATGAAGGAGTATAAAGCGTTAGGTTATTCAGATCATTGGATCAACCAACGTTTGAAAAGCATCGAAATCCGTAAAGACCTGACGGACGAATGGAAACGGCATGGTCTGCAGGAAGGTGTACAGTTTGCAACTCTTACGGATATTATTTATCAAACTTGGTCCGGTAAAACCTCTAAAGAATATAAACGTTTTAAAGGTTTGAAGAAAGAAAGCCTCCGCGATAATATGACGAACACCGAGCTTGCCCTCAATATGCTGGCAGAAGCGGCTACTACGGAGTTGTCCAAAGAGAAAGACCCGCAGCATTTTGAAGAGCACGCCCAAATTGCCCAACAAGGCGGAAAAGCAGCTGAAGCTGCCCGTAAACAGTTGGAAAGCGACTTGGGACATTCGGTGATTTCTCCGCTGAATGCGAAGAGTGGGTTGAGATTAGAAAAGAAAAAAGATAAAGAATAATAGATGGCAGAACAGACATTGAAAGAAAAGACGGCGAAGGGACTCTTTTGGGGAGGATTGAATACAGGTATTCAGCAGATATTGAATGTTGTATTTGGGGTGTTTTTAGCCCGTTTATTATCTCCTGGAGATTATGGTTTGGTTGGAATGTTAGGTGTTTTCATGGGGATTGCAACTGTTTTATTTGATAGTGGTTTTGGTTTGGCTTTGATAAATCGGAAAGAAGTAAAGCATGATGATTATAATTCTGTATTTTGGTTTAGTTTTTTAGTCGGAGTTATTTGTTATGTGGTTCTTTTTTTTTCTGCTCCACTCATAGCTGATTTTTTTGGACATATTGAATTAATTGATTTATCACGTATTCTTTTTCTTTGGTTTTTAATAGGCTCTACTTCTGTTGCACCAAGTGCAATGTTAATGAAGAAAATGATGTTTAAAGAGCGTGCAAAAGTCGATATCTGTGCGATGATATTTTCTGGTGTCGTGGGAGTTGTATTGGCTATTAAAGGTTTTGCCTATTGGGGAATTGTAATACAAACTGTGGCGAATAGTTTGGTTGGTACTGTTTTACGTTGGTATTATGTGTCATGGCATCCGACTTTAACTTTTAAAATTGCTCCCTTAAAGGAAATGTATGTGTTTGGAATAAAAGTTTTTTTGACAAATGTATTCAGCCAAATTAATGCAAATATATTTTCTATTTTGTTAGGTCGCTTTTATAAACCTGAACAAGTGGGATATTACACGCAAGGAAATAAATGGATGAATATGGGATACTCTTTTGTCTGGAATATGATAGGAGGTGTTTCTTTGCCTGTTTTGACAGAAGTTGTTGCTGATGTTAAAAGACAACAGAATGTGTTTCGTAAGATGTTACGTTTTGTGTCTTTTATATCCTTCCCTTCAATGTTAGGATTGGCTTTAGTCGCACAAGAATTGATCGTAATAGGAGTTTCTGATAAATGGTTGCCTTGTGTTCCTATTATGCAATTATTATGTGTATGGGGAGCTGTGGCGCCTATTGGCAATTTGTATAGCCATGTATTATTGAGCCATGGTAAATCCGAGTTGTATTTATATTGTACGATTTTTTTAGGTGTTTTTCAATTGATCGTTGTTATCTGTATGTTACCTTTTGGTGTCTATTATATGGTTTTAGCATTTGTTGTAGTAAATATATTGTGGCTATTTGTTTGGCATTATTTTGTAAATAAATGTATTGAAGTTCATGTTTTAGATGTATTAAAAGATGTTCTTCCATTTTTTTCTATTACTATTGCTATATTAGGTGTTACCTATTTTATTACAAAATCAATTGAGAATATATATATGCTTTTTATAAGTAAGGTAATTGTTGCGGTATTTTTGTATTGTATGTCTATGTATTTGAGTAATTCTGTGATTTTTAAAGAATCTATATCTTTTCTCTTAAAAAAAAATAATTAGTTATAAAATTAATATTCTAGATAGTATATATAATCATGGATGGAAATATGAAATATGCATTATTAGTTAATACTTGTGATAAATTTGAAGATTGTTGGATCCCATTTTTTTCTCTTTTGAAAAAATATTGGCCAGATTGTTCTGGTAAAATATATTTAAATACAGAGTATAAATCTTATGTCGATGGAGAAATAAGTATTGAATCTATATGCGGATGTATAACAAAACAAATACCTGTGAAAAAACGAGCTACATGGAGCCAATGTTTACGCTGGGCTTTAGAAAAAATAGATTATGATATTATTTTGTATATGCAGGAAGATTACTTTATAAAAAGTAGAGTAGATAATAATTGTGTTAATTACTTTGTGGATTTGATGAAAAATAATTCTGGCATAGACTGTATACAGTTGACTCCAGGGGCTGTAAAACATAAAGGTAAATCAAAATATGAAAAATTAGATGTTGTAGATAATACTTATTGGAGTACTATTTCTTGTCAGGCTTCATTATGGAGACGTGATGTTTTATTGAAATATATTCGAGATTATGAATCAGCATGGCAGTTTGAATGGTGGGGTAGTAAGCGGGCTAAGATTTTAAATGATAATTTTTTTGTTGTGAGTGATAGTTGGGTAGTGTCAGGAAAATACGAAATTATTCCTTATATTATTACTGGAGTTATAGGAGGTGCTTGGTATAAACCTGTTGTTGAATTGTTCAACAACAATAATCTACATGTAGATTATTCGCAAAGAGGATTTTTTGAAGAAAATAAATCTATAACTTGGTTTGAAAAACAGAAGCGAAGATTTTTTCAATTACCGGTGGAGGTAAGGAACTTGTGGAACTTGTTTTGGCTAAAAAGAAAGATTTGATGAGAAAGATAACATTAGTTCCAATAGGAGGACTTGGTAATAGGATAGAAGCAATTAGTTCTGTAATAGCATATTGTCATGCACGAGAAATATATCTAGAAGTCATTTGGTTTAAAGATCATGGGTTAAATTGTGATTTTGACAATTTGTTTATGATTAATAAATCATTGAAGAATATAGAAATACGGAATGCAAATATAGGGGATCTATTTTTGAGAGATAATCCTCGGAGGAGAAATTTTTGGATACCTTTTTTATTTGAATATATTTTGTATGACAAGTGTATTTATTGTTCTAAAGGAGATTTTAAAGTTCAAGATATAAATCCTGAGTTGGATACTAGTTTGGATTTATATAAGAGTATATTTATGGTAAGTTGGGGAGATTATTGGACAGGTTATCCTGTTTTTCAATGGTTGAATTTAAATTTGGATGTAGAGACTAGAATAAAAGAAATAATGAAATGCTTTTCTGAAAATACAATTGGATTACATATTAGAAGAACTGATAGCTTGATTGATACAGAATATAGTCCTACAGAATTGTACATTAATATCATTAATAAAGAGATTGAAAAAAATAATGATGTTAACTTTTATTTGGCTTCAGATTCAGTAGAAGAAAAGGAACAACTCGTAAGTATGTTTGGAGATCGCATTATAACTTCTTGGAATATAGTTGAGAGGAATACTAAAGAGGGTATTATTGATGCATTTGTAGAGATGAATGTTTTATCAAGAACATCAAGGCTTTATTCAGGAAATAGCTCTTTTGCTCGAATGGCGTCAAGAATGACAAATATTCATCATATAATATTGGATTCGAGAACTATTTAAATGAAACGTTTAGTTTGTCTATTTTCATCGATATCTTCTGATATTTATTTTCGGGACATGTTTTTAGTTCCTTATTATATCGGTTTGAAACATAACTATTCTGTTTCTTTGGTATATCATGGAAAAAAAGGGGAGAAGGATTCTTTATATAAAGGAGTACAAATGATACCTTTACATTATAAGGGAGGTTATGATTGTTTCTCTTTTCTGAGTGAATGGTATTTTTGTTGGTATATATTGAAAAATGCAAAGAATATAGATTGTTTAGTTCGTTTTCATTTCTCATATCAAACAGCAATCATTGGTTGGATTTATAAAAAAGTGAATCCGAAAGGCTTTTTTTACATAAAGGGAGATGGTTATGGGGCGTGGTTGGCTTTGTTTCGGGAGAAATCTTGGTTTAAAGGAACTTCCAAACGTGATCAGAAATGTTGGCCTGTGAAGTGGAAAAATAGGATTATCCGTTTTATTTTGAATAAGATGTGTCAATTGGCCGATAAGGTCTCAGTTGAACTTCCTGAAATATTTGAATGTCTATCCCGTGAAAAAGCATTCAAAGAGCGTCCTGAAAAGTTGAAGTTAATGTTTAATGGAATAGATGAACGTTCTCTATACGCTTATGGAATTAGAGAGTTTGATATTGTAGAAAAAGAAAATGTTATTTTGTCCGTTGGTCGTCATGGATCATGGCAAAAGAATACGATGATGTTTCTAAATGCGTTATCACAAGTTGATTTGAAAAATTGGAAAGTGTTTTTTATTGGAACTGTAGAAACACATGATTGCCTATTTCAGCGTGAAATAGATGGATTTTTTGAGAAAAATCCATCTATGAGAGAACAAGTTTGTTTTATTGGTCCAATCTATAATCAAAAAAAACTGTATGAATATTATAACAAAGCTAAAGTATTTGTTCATACAGCATTATATGAATCGTATGGAATTGTGTTAGGTGAGGCATTCCGATTTAAAAATTATATTATATCGACTCCAGTTGGTATAGCGCCTCAGTTAATAAAGCATGGATATGGATGCTTATGTGAATGTAACAATGTAAATCAACTTGTAAAAATCTTGCAGGATGTAATAGATGGAAATGTGAGTTTAGAACAATTGTTCCAGCAGGTAAAAATTTTAAATAAAGCATTTTCGTATGATAATGAAATTGATAAATTAGGAAATTTTAGAATAGAATGAATATACAATCAAGTATAACAGTTACCTCTCCTCTTCTTCCTCCCTTAGAAGAGTTTACTCCTTGCTTGGAAGATATTTGGAAACGTAAGTGGCTTACCAATAACGGGCATTATCATCAGGAGTTGGAGAAGGCACTTTGCGAGTATTTGAAAGTTCCTTATATCAGTCTGTTTACAAATGGAACTTTACCATTGATATGTGCTTTGCAGGCAATGCGAATTACTGGAGAAGTAATCACAACTCCGTATAGTTTTGTTGCAACAACGCATGCTCTTTGGTGGAATGGCATTAAGCCTGTTTTTGTGGATGTGGATCCATTAACCGGGAACATGGATCCAGATAAAATAGAAGCAGCCATAACTCCTAAAACAACTGCTATCATGCCTGTTCATGTTTATGGGCAGCCTTGTGATATAGAACGTATTCAAGAAATAGCTGATACCTATGGGTTGAAGGTTATTTATGATGCAGCC
Proteins encoded in this region:
- a CDS encoding BRO-N domain-containing protein; the protein is MTKKEAIKIFEEKKVRTLWDDETEEWYFSVVDVVSVLTDSENPRRYWSDLKRKLSVEGSQLYAQIVQLKLPSADGKYYKTDVATTEQLFRLIQSIPSPKAEPFKLWMAQVAKERLDEMQDPELTIDRAMKEYKALGYSDHWINQRLKSIEIRKDLTDEWKRHGLQEGVQFATLTDIIYQTWSGKTSKEYKRFKGLKKESLRDNMTNTELALNMLAEAATTELSKEKDPQHFEEHAQIAQQGGKAAEAARKQLESDLGHSVISPLNAKSGLRLEKKKDKE
- a CDS encoding lipopolysaccharide biosynthesis protein; translation: MAEQTLKEKTAKGLFWGGLNTGIQQILNVVFGVFLARLLSPGDYGLVGMLGVFMGIATVLFDSGFGLALINRKEVKHDDYNSVFWFSFLVGVICYVVLFFSAPLIADFFGHIELIDLSRILFLWFLIGSTSVAPSAMLMKKMMFKERAKVDICAMIFSGVVGVVLAIKGFAYWGIVIQTVANSLVGTVLRWYYVSWHPTLTFKIAPLKEMYVFGIKVFLTNVFSQINANIFSILLGRFYKPEQVGYYTQGNKWMNMGYSFVWNMIGGVSLPVLTEVVADVKRQQNVFRKMLRFVSFISFPSMLGLALVAQELIVIGVSDKWLPCVPIMQLLCVWGAVAPIGNLYSHVLLSHGKSELYLYCTIFLGVFQLIVVICMLPFGVYYMVLAFVVVNILWLFVWHYFVNKCIEVHVLDVLKDVLPFFSITIAILGVTYFITKSIENIYMLFISKVIVAVFLYCMSMYLSNSVIFKESISFLLKKNN
- a CDS encoding O-fucosyltransferase family protein encodes the protein MRKITLVPIGGLGNRIEAISSVIAYCHAREIYLEVIWFKDHGLNCDFDNLFMINKSLKNIEIRNANIGDLFLRDNPRRRNFWIPFLFEYILYDKCIYCSKGDFKVQDINPELDTSLDLYKSIFMVSWGDYWTGYPVFQWLNLNLDVETRIKEIMKCFSENTIGLHIRRTDSLIDTEYSPTELYINIINKEIEKNNDVNFYLASDSVEEKEQLVSMFGDRIITSWNIVERNTKEGIIDAFVEMNVLSRTSRLYSGNSSFARMASRMTNIHHIILDSRTI
- a CDS encoding glycosyltransferase, with the protein product MKRLVCLFSSISSDIYFRDMFLVPYYIGLKHNYSVSLVYHGKKGEKDSLYKGVQMIPLHYKGGYDCFSFLSEWYFCWYILKNAKNIDCLVRFHFSYQTAIIGWIYKKVNPKGFFYIKGDGYGAWLALFREKSWFKGTSKRDQKCWPVKWKNRIIRFILNKMCQLADKVSVELPEIFECLSREKAFKERPEKLKLMFNGIDERSLYAYGIREFDIVEKENVILSVGRHGSWQKNTMMFLNALSQVDLKNWKVFFIGTVETHDCLFQREIDGFFEKNPSMREQVCFIGPIYNQKKLYEYYNKAKVFVHTALYESYGIVLGEAFRFKNYIISTPVGIAPQLIKHGYGCLCECNNVNQLVKILQDVIDGNVSLEQLFQQVKILNKAFSYDNEIDKLGNFRIE